AATTCTTTACAATAGTCAATAATTGATTTTACAGCAGACTCAACTTCAGAAATTCCGCCTGTTATAATTAAGGTACCACTAAATCTGTCTACAAATCCTAAATCTAGGTTGCCAGTTTTAGTAGCTATATCTGCCGCAATAATTGCAGTTTCACTAGGAGTCATAGTCATGATTCCAATAGCAGCTTTTCCATAAT
The genomic region above belongs to Clostridium sp. AWRP and contains:
- a CDS encoding BMC domain-containing protein, giving the protein MDLQNMIEHEGKMRIIQETVPGKQITLAHIIAGPDNIIYKKLGLNPNIDYGKAAIGIMTMTPSETAIIAADIATKTGNLDLGFVDRFSGTLIITGGISEVESAVKSIIDYCKEFLGFTTCEMTRT